From the genome of Vulpes lagopus strain Blue_001 chromosome 2, ASM1834538v1, whole genome shotgun sequence, one region includes:
- the FAM170B gene encoding LOW QUALITY PROTEIN: protein FAM170B (The sequence of the model RefSeq protein was modified relative to this genomic sequence to represent the inferred CDS: inserted 2 bases in 2 codons; deleted 1 base in 1 codon), with protein MKRHFTDHKGEQSPTERATLSLVSPESTEESVEVCWSGAVKKEETSLWPGPAILHEEDIYLASRAQVMLSWSSSPSSXAQQSMCAFYTHVQTVQAVAMAWETETGFGPISRKPRIREAEFIKRQRRKGSSFEMASNTDLHWGLEASKNNCCLEQDDTELLGPLECCLQELRDTPDXLVTTNYGLRCVACCRVFPTLEALLKHAHYGIQEGFSCQIFFEEMLERRQAGGQVQELDKEEQSPAEGSECSRSHAGVLPSQWQKQ; from the exons ATGAAACGCCACTTCACAGACCATAAGGGAGAACAATCACCAACAGAAAGGGCCACCCTCAGCTTGGTCAGCCCAGAGTCCACAGAAGAGAGCGTGGAAGTATGCTGGTCAG GGGCTGTAAAGAAAGAGGAGACCTCTCTGTGGCCAGGACCGGCCATTCTCCATGAGGAGGACATCTACTTGGCCAGCAGGGCTCAGGTGATGCTGAGCTGGAGCAGCTCTCCATCCT CGGCCCAGCAGAGCATGTGTGCCTTCTACACCCACGTGCAGACGGTGCAGGCAGTGGCCATGGCCTGGGAGACTGAGACAGGCTTCGGGCCCATCAGCAGGAAGCCCCGCATTCGTGAAGCCGAGTTCAtcaagaggcagaggaggaaaggcTCCTCATTTGAGATGGCTTCCAACACTGACCTGCACTGGGGACTAGAAGCCAGCAAGAACAACTGCTGCCTAGAGCAGGATGACACGGAGCTGCTGGGCCCCCTGGAGTGCTGCCTGCAGGAGCTGCGGGACACTCCGG TGCTAGTCACTACAAACTACGGGCTGCGCTGCGTGGCCTGCTGTCGGGTCTTCCCCACATTGGAGGCTCTGCTCAAGCATGCCCATTATGGCATCCAAGAGGGCTTTAGCTGTCAGATCTTTTTTGAGGAGAtgctggagagaaggcaggccgGGGGCCAAGTGCAGGAGCTGGACAAGGAGGAACAGAGCCCTGCA GAAGGCAGTGAATGCTCAAGGTCCCACGCTGGGGTGCTTCCCTCGCAGTGGCAGAAGCAGTGA